In Paenibacillus larvae subsp. larvae, the following proteins share a genomic window:
- a CDS encoding multidrug effflux MFS transporter: MNPSTNPVNTSFAVTRKKRISMAIVLGSMTAIGPLSIDMYLPSLPILANDLGTSTSLAQLSLTACLLGLAIGQLLLGPLSDSRGRRGPLLISLLIYAAASFLCGLVSSIWGLILLRFIQGMAGSGGIVIARAMVGDMYSGTELTQFFSLLMLINGLAPILAPVAGGQLLQFTSWHGVFAVLGILGLVMVLAAFIGLQETLPREGRSKGGIKTTVGTFGRLLGDKVFMGYVCTQGFVFAAMFSYISGSPFVLQDIYGASPQQFSLVFALNGLGLIIATQLTGRLAPRFHESRLFISGILLSLIGALLLLAMILIGAPLFAVLIFLFIVVSSTGIVNTVGFSLAMQNQGKNAGSASAMLGLLPFIAGSVAAPLVGIAGNHTAVPMGIVIVCCGLGAIFCYMFMIRPQSSLGEEGRN, translated from the coding sequence ATGAACCCCAGCACGAATCCGGTAAATACTTCTTTTGCTGTTACCAGGAAAAAAAGGATTTCCATGGCTATAGTTCTTGGCTCTATGACGGCTATCGGACCTCTTTCCATTGACATGTATTTGCCGTCACTGCCTATTTTGGCTAACGATCTTGGCACCAGCACTTCACTTGCCCAATTGAGCCTTACGGCTTGTTTGCTGGGTTTGGCGATCGGGCAGCTGCTGCTTGGTCCGCTCAGTGATTCCCGGGGAAGGCGCGGCCCTCTGCTTATATCCCTGCTGATTTATGCGGCGGCTTCTTTCTTATGCGGCCTTGTCTCTTCTATCTGGGGCCTGATCCTTTTAAGGTTTATACAGGGAATGGCCGGCTCCGGCGGTATTGTGATTGCCCGTGCCATGGTAGGGGATATGTATTCGGGTACAGAGCTGACCCAGTTTTTCTCTTTGCTGATGCTTATTAATGGGTTGGCACCGATATTGGCCCCTGTTGCCGGAGGGCAACTGCTGCAGTTTACTTCCTGGCATGGCGTATTCGCTGTTCTTGGTATTCTTGGACTGGTTATGGTATTGGCGGCATTTATCGGTCTTCAGGAGACGCTGCCCCGGGAAGGCCGGTCCAAAGGCGGGATAAAAACAACCGTAGGCACCTTCGGCAGGCTGCTGGGCGATAAAGTATTTATGGGTTATGTCTGTACCCAGGGTTTTGTCTTTGCAGCCATGTTCAGTTATATATCCGGTTCTCCGTTTGTATTGCAGGACATTTACGGGGCTTCTCCCCAGCAGTTCAGCTTGGTCTTTGCATTAAACGGATTAGGCTTGATTATTGCAACACAGTTGACCGGGCGTCTGGCCCCACGTTTTCATGAAAGCCGGCTGTTTATCAGCGGAATCCTTTTATCTTTAATTGGAGCCCTGCTGTTGCTGGCTATGATTTTGATTGGAGCCCCATTGTTTGCTGTCCTGATCTTTCTGTTTATTGTCGTATCAAGTACAGGTATAGTAAATACCGTTGGATTCTCGTTGGCCATGCAGAATCAGGGCAAAAATGCCGGAAGCGCATCGGCGATGCTTGGTTTGCTTCCTTTTATTGCAGGTTCGGTGGCGGCGCCTCTTGTCGGGATTGCCGGAAACCATACGGCGGTGCCTATGGGGATAGTCATTGTCTGCTGCGGCCTTGGGGCCATCTTCTGCTACATGTTTATGATTCGCCCTCAGTCTTCTTTGGGTGAAGAAGGACGGAATTAA
- the lrgB gene encoding antiholin-like protein LrgB, which produces MTQFFTTPYFGIVVSLLAYGIGTWLFKYTKGFFLFTPLFVAMVLGIVFLKAGGVSYEQYNNGGKIISFFLEPATIAFAIPLYKQADKLKKYWWQILASIVVGSVCSVGIVYVISKGIHLDTAVMNSMLPQAATTAIALPLSEGIGGIPAITSFAVIFNAVIVYALGALFLKTFRVKNPIARGLALGTSGHALGVAVGMEMGEVEAAMASIAVVVVGVVTVVVIPLFMQLMGS; this is translated from the coding sequence ATGACGCAATTTTTTACAACACCTTATTTTGGCATAGTCGTTTCCCTTCTTGCATATGGTATTGGAACGTGGCTGTTTAAGTATACAAAAGGCTTCTTTTTATTCACCCCCTTGTTTGTTGCAATGGTACTGGGTATAGTGTTTTTAAAAGCGGGAGGGGTTTCTTACGAGCAGTATAACAACGGCGGTAAAATCATCAGTTTTTTCCTTGAACCGGCTACGATTGCATTTGCCATCCCTTTATATAAACAGGCGGATAAGCTGAAAAAGTACTGGTGGCAGATTTTAGCTTCTATTGTAGTGGGATCTGTTTGCTCGGTGGGAATTGTATATGTGATTAGCAAAGGCATACATTTGGACACGGCAGTGATGAATTCCATGCTTCCCCAAGCCGCTACGACAGCTATTGCCCTGCCTTTATCCGAGGGAATTGGCGGGATTCCGGCTATCACTTCCTTTGCAGTCATTTTCAATGCAGTGATCGTTTATGCTCTCGGTGCTCTTTTTCTTAAAACATTCCGGGTTAAAAATCCGATTGCCCGTGGTCTTGCTTTGGGTACTTCCGGCCATGCCCTCGGGGTTGCAGTAGGGATGGAAATGGGAGAAGTGGAAGCGGCGATGGCCAGTATTGCGGTTGTTGTGGTTGGTGTTGTAACTGTTGTGGTAATTCCGCTTTTCATGCAGCTTATGGGATCTTAA
- the rihC gene encoding ribonucleoside hydrolase RihC, producing the protein MTQQHKRIPVILDTDPGIDDAVAIAVALFHENMDMKLLTTVAGNVSVDKTTNNALKLLKFFGKDVPVARGATKPLVKHLEDSSHIHGNSGMDGYEFEESSQNLLPMHAIEAMRDTILKSPEPITIVPIGPLTNVALMLTVFPQCKENIERIVLMGGSASRGDHTPNAEFNIFADPEAAKIVFESGLPIVMCGLDVTSQATLTKENVEEIREMNKNGEMLYSLFQHYRGGSLKTGLKMHDMCAIAYLIKPELFQTQDSFVDIETQGVYTSGTTVVDLRGRLNKPSNATVCLEIDVPSFRIWVLEQLRKAI; encoded by the coding sequence ATGACCCAACAACACAAAAGAATTCCCGTCATTCTGGACACTGATCCCGGCATTGATGATGCGGTAGCCATTGCAGTGGCTTTGTTTCATGAAAACATGGATATGAAGCTGCTGACTACTGTAGCCGGCAATGTATCTGTAGACAAAACGACGAACAATGCACTGAAACTGCTCAAATTTTTCGGTAAAGATGTTCCTGTGGCCAGAGGTGCGACGAAGCCATTGGTGAAGCATCTTGAAGATTCCAGTCATATTCACGGAAACTCCGGCATGGACGGATATGAATTTGAGGAAAGCAGCCAGAATCTGCTGCCTATGCATGCTATTGAAGCAATGAGAGATACCATCCTGAAAAGTCCTGAGCCCATTACTATCGTACCTATCGGACCTTTGACTAACGTGGCTCTTATGCTTACTGTGTTCCCTCAGTGCAAGGAAAACATTGAACGTATAGTCCTGATGGGTGGTTCCGCATCCAGAGGAGATCATACGCCGAACGCGGAATTCAATATTTTCGCCGACCCTGAGGCAGCCAAGATCGTGTTTGAGTCCGGACTTCCGATTGTCATGTGCGGGTTAGATGTAACTAGTCAAGCCACCTTGACCAAAGAGAATGTGGAAGAAATCAGGGAAATGAACAAAAACGGCGAGATGCTGTATTCTTTATTCCAGCATTACCGCGGAGGCAGTCTCAAAACCGGGTTGAAAATGCATGATATGTGTGCCATTGCCTATCTGATTAAGCCGGAGTTATTCCAGACGCAAGACAGCTTTGTCGACATAGAAACGCAAGGTGTTTATACTTCCGGCACAACAGTCGTTGATCTTCGCGGACGTTTGAATAAACCAAGTAACGCCACGGTTTGTCTGGAAATTGATGTTCCCTCTTTCCGTATTTGGGTTCTTGAGCAACTGAGAAAAGCTATTTAA
- the dcuC gene encoding C4-dicarboxylate transporter DcuC, which yields MIEIIISLVVLVLTGYLIAKNYDAKVVLLAAGLVLLFSAALLGHPILSDKLATGSVWLDPFKQIEEIFVKQLGSAGLTIMVLFGFSSYMSHIGANDVAVHLMTKPLRRIKSKYILVPIIFLLGNLLSLVVPSASSLAVLLMATLYPVLKKTGMSSLTAGAVIATTATIMPTPLGADNVVAAQKLGYNLVDYVFSYHAKISIPVLLIMAVTHYFWQKYMDKKQGAIEPAEINDDKLNLNENLPPAYYGIFPILPLILVLVFNLAIKGINFGLVGISLLCMTITVIVEVIRSRSFKETSKQFGIFFKGMGTGFAQVVSLIVAASLLVEGLKSIGIIDMLIDSVKHVESAGSILMLIFSGVAALIGFISGSGLAVFYSFINIIPEITEKIGVNSIMVALPMQLTSNLIRSVSPVAAVIIVVASIVNVNPIQVVKRTSVPIIIGIIGCMLLSFFMFA from the coding sequence ATGATTGAAATCATCATCAGTTTAGTTGTCCTTGTACTCACGGGATACCTCATTGCCAAAAACTACGATGCCAAAGTAGTCCTTTTGGCTGCCGGCCTTGTCCTTCTTTTTTCCGCGGCGTTACTCGGACACCCGATCCTTTCGGATAAGCTGGCTACCGGTTCCGTTTGGCTGGATCCGTTTAAACAAATTGAAGAGATTTTCGTCAAACAGCTCGGGTCAGCCGGACTAACGATTATGGTACTGTTCGGGTTTTCCAGCTATATGTCCCATATCGGGGCAAATGATGTGGCGGTTCATCTTATGACCAAGCCGCTCAGACGCATTAAATCCAAGTACATTCTGGTACCGATTATTTTCCTGCTTGGGAACCTGCTGTCCCTGGTAGTTCCTAGCGCATCGAGCTTGGCGGTACTCCTGATGGCTACCTTATATCCGGTTCTTAAAAAGACAGGGATGTCCTCGCTGACCGCAGGGGCCGTCATTGCCACAACTGCTACCATTATGCCGACTCCCTTGGGGGCGGATAACGTTGTAGCTGCCCAAAAATTGGGGTATAACCTGGTTGATTACGTATTTTCCTATCATGCCAAGATTTCTATCCCTGTGCTGCTGATTATGGCGGTAACCCATTACTTTTGGCAAAAATATATGGACAAAAAACAAGGCGCGATTGAACCTGCCGAAATTAATGATGACAAATTAAATCTGAATGAGAACTTGCCTCCTGCTTATTATGGCATCTTCCCGATTCTGCCGCTTATTCTGGTACTGGTTTTTAATCTGGCCATAAAAGGTATCAACTTTGGATTGGTCGGCATTTCTCTACTGTGTATGACCATTACAGTTATAGTCGAGGTGATCCGCAGCCGTTCCTTCAAAGAAACGTCCAAGCAATTTGGCATTTTTTTCAAAGGAATGGGAACGGGATTCGCCCAGGTTGTATCCTTGATCGTAGCTGCCAGTTTGCTGGTTGAGGGCCTGAAATCCATCGGCATCATTGACATGCTGATCGATTCTGTAAAGCACGTGGAAAGCGCCGGTTCAATTCTCATGCTGATTTTCTCTGGTGTTGCTGCGCTAATCGGTTTCATCAGCGGAAGCGGTTTGGCCGTATTTTATTCGTTCATTAATATCATTCCGGAAATTACGGAGAAGATCGGGGTAAACAGTATTATGGTAGCATTACCGATGCAGCTTACGTCCAACCTGATTCGTTCGGTATCCCCGGTTGCGGCTGTGATTATCGTAGTGGCCTCTATTGTGAACGTTAACCCCATTCAGGTCGTGAAACGGACCTCCGTTCCGATTATTATCGGTATCATTGGCTGTATGCTTTTATCGTTCTTCATGTTCGCTTAA
- a CDS encoding LacI family DNA-binding transcriptional regulator has translation MATIKDVSKLAGVSVATVSRVLNQNGYVHEDTEKKVLNAIKELNYAPNLVARSMTKKTSKTIALIVPDITNPFFNELAKAVENVTYVYGYTTILCNSDDSPDKEKHYVDVLRQKYIDGFILASNTLSAKEVEDLTVPVVTLDRIISDDVPSVTADNRVGARKAVQFLLDQGCRKIAHIRGPEHFTIPDERCQGYLDMVQQLDWFEPGLIVNGLFKMDKAAEEAYQLMESYPDLDGIFAGNDIMAIGALRAAQMYNLTVPGGLEIIGYDGIPISVMVYPELTTIAQPIYDMGLTAARILIKLIESKPLESLHHVFPVYLLERGTTSKSES, from the coding sequence ATGGCTACCATAAAAGATGTATCCAAGCTTGCGGGGGTATCCGTGGCTACCGTATCCCGGGTGCTTAACCAGAACGGTTACGTGCATGAGGATACGGAAAAAAAGGTGCTGAACGCGATTAAAGAATTAAATTATGCACCTAATCTGGTGGCCAGGAGCATGACAAAAAAGACATCCAAGACCATAGCCCTAATTGTTCCTGATATAACCAATCCCTTTTTTAACGAACTGGCTAAAGCCGTTGAGAATGTAACTTACGTATATGGGTATACCACTATATTGTGCAACTCGGATGATTCTCCTGATAAGGAAAAGCATTACGTAGACGTGCTTAGGCAAAAATATATAGATGGATTTATTTTGGCCTCCAATACCTTGTCTGCCAAAGAAGTGGAGGATTTGACCGTACCGGTTGTCACCCTGGACCGTATCATATCCGATGATGTTCCCAGTGTTACGGCAGATAACCGGGTTGGCGCCCGCAAAGCGGTGCAATTTTTATTGGATCAGGGTTGCCGTAAGATCGCTCATATCCGTGGACCTGAACACTTCACCATTCCGGATGAGAGATGTCAAGGTTACCTTGATATGGTGCAGCAGCTGGACTGGTTTGAACCGGGCCTGATTGTAAACGGTCTCTTCAAGATGGATAAAGCGGCAGAAGAGGCCTATCAGCTGATGGAGAGTTATCCTGACCTGGACGGTATTTTTGCCGGTAATGATATCATGGCTATCGGTGCCCTGCGGGCTGCCCAGATGTATAATCTGACTGTTCCTGGCGGTCTTGAAATTATCGGCTATGACGGCATTCCCATAAGCGTCATGGTTTATCCCGAGTTAACGACCATAGCCCAGCCGATTTATGATATGGGGCTGACAGCAGCCCGTATCTTGATCAAATTGATTGAAAGCAAACCCCTTGAGTCCCTGCATCATGTTTTCCCGGTTTATTTACTGGAGCGGGGGACAACCTCAAAAAGCGAATCCTGA
- a CDS encoding MGDG synthase family glycosyltransferase: protein MQELGMVKITSDKQIKVLVLTGSLGHGHIQVANAIREMADRWDHHQVNVEIIDYMELVSPNLHDISSTCFLQWVKHFPSSYGLLFEMTRKDRMLAQFIKSIRFTSLKPLIQRIEDEQPDVIISTLPAASAAVSKIKERGLIDCPAVTVITDHTDHSFWLHPYTDKYWVGSEDAKNKLLRQGIPASSIEITGIPVRPVFYETYDQTLLREQYGLNQEATTILLMGGGCGLIDSTLLRSLEEAEWTRSLQFVVICGRNKSLRKRLERWSAQTLLDVHVIGYTKNVHDYMAMADLMITKSGGVTTAEAIARRLPLLIYKPLPGQEQDNIDYLIRNGVACCADNRLQLFYQLFFLITHEDKLQKMRARAQLLRQPRPLDLIKTLVHVQEQPVLQPSRVHTWFRKSVV, encoded by the coding sequence ATGCAGGAGCTTGGTATGGTGAAAATCACTTCAGATAAACAAATTAAGGTGCTTGTACTTACAGGTTCATTGGGGCACGGCCACATTCAGGTTGCCAATGCGATTCGGGAAATGGCCGACCGGTGGGATCACCATCAAGTGAATGTTGAAATCATAGATTATATGGAACTGGTATCTCCCAATCTGCATGATATCAGTTCGACCTGTTTTTTGCAGTGGGTCAAGCATTTCCCAAGTTCATACGGTCTGTTGTTTGAAATGACCCGCAAAGACCGTATGCTGGCCCAGTTCATCAAGAGCATCCGGTTTACCAGCTTAAAACCTCTGATCCAACGCATTGAAGATGAACAGCCGGACGTTATTATCAGTACACTGCCTGCGGCAAGCGCGGCAGTCTCTAAAATAAAAGAACGGGGACTCATAGATTGCCCCGCAGTAACCGTGATTACCGATCATACGGATCATAGCTTCTGGCTGCATCCTTATACAGATAAATATTGGGTCGGATCGGAAGATGCCAAGAACAAACTGCTTCGCCAGGGTATTCCCGCTTCCAGCATTGAAATTACGGGTATTCCGGTAAGGCCTGTTTTCTATGAAACTTATGATCAAACCTTGCTGCGAGAACAGTACGGCCTGAACCAGGAGGCCACCACCATATTGCTAATGGGAGGTGGCTGCGGTTTGATAGATTCTACCTTGCTGCGTTCTCTGGAAGAAGCGGAATGGACACGTTCCCTGCAGTTTGTCGTAATCTGCGGCCGGAATAAGAGCCTGCGCAAACGTCTTGAACGCTGGTCTGCCCAAACATTATTGGATGTACATGTCATCGGATATACAAAAAATGTGCATGATTATATGGCGATGGCCGATTTAATGATCACCAAATCCGGTGGTGTGACAACAGCGGAAGCTATTGCCCGTCGGCTTCCTCTGCTAATATATAAGCCGCTCCCCGGTCAGGAGCAAGATAATATTGATTATCTGATTCGCAATGGTGTTGCATGCTGTGCAGATAATCGGCTCCAGCTTTTTTATCAGCTTTTCTTCTTAATAACCCATGAAGATAAGCTGCAGAAGATGCGTGCGCGGGCACAGCTTCTCAGACAGCCTAGACCTCTGGATCTCATTAAAACCCTTGTCCATGTTCAAGAGCAGCCGGTCCTTCAGCCATCCAGAGTCCATACCTGGTTCCGTAAAAGTGTTGTTTAG
- a CDS encoding deoxyguanosinetriphosphate triphosphohydrolase family protein translates to MDLRKLRLDEPMMNTLSEERDEYERDYARLIQSPAFRRMQGKSQVFGAGSGDYYRTRLTHSLEVSQIAREIARRLDKQYSLSIRRGYPGLMLDPGVVECASLAHDLGHPPFGHKGEEVLNDLLTREYGLSYEGNAQNFRILMFLEKRAGSDSGLDLTAAVLLAINKYPYCLDEPGRLKGVYSMEWEGIKAIRDRWEMPVGASTLEAQLMDLCDDIAYSTHDIEDGIRSGKIQMNQSFMEDDRLIEHLVQEIVNDQGNSEVGWDQVDIKEMVTRVLHSYLEQWEEVYRECGRDSSRARREMKGRWVSAYAGRIGIIEDPVKSWKKITFVKEGRQDLELLRTLEILKKLAWVTLIKDFRVQRLQKRSEIMLHRLWDSFKIPEQGSLIIPPDWMENYELHNGHWPWPRFVADYISGMTDAYAEKVYTELYASKSGSIYEMD, encoded by the coding sequence ATGGACTTACGCAAATTGCGGCTGGATGAGCCGATGATGAATACACTTAGCGAGGAGCGGGACGAATATGAAAGGGACTATGCACGGCTGATTCAATCCCCCGCTTTTCGCAGAATGCAGGGCAAATCCCAGGTGTTTGGTGCAGGCAGCGGGGATTATTACCGCACCAGACTGACTCACTCTTTGGAGGTTTCCCAGATTGCCAGGGAAATCGCAAGACGGTTGGATAAGCAGTATTCTCTCTCAATCCGCAGGGGGTACCCGGGTTTAATGCTGGACCCGGGTGTTGTGGAATGTGCGTCTCTGGCCCACGATCTCGGGCATCCCCCCTTTGGGCATAAAGGGGAAGAAGTTTTGAACGATTTGCTGACCCGGGAATACGGCTTATCTTATGAAGGGAATGCCCAGAATTTCCGTATCCTGATGTTCCTGGAAAAGAGAGCGGGGAGTGACAGCGGGCTGGATCTGACGGCAGCCGTGCTGCTGGCGATCAACAAATATCCCTACTGTTTGGATGAGCCGGGACGATTGAAGGGTGTTTACTCCATGGAATGGGAAGGGATAAAAGCCATAAGAGACCGATGGGAAATGCCGGTTGGGGCCTCCACTTTGGAAGCCCAGCTCATGGACCTCTGCGATGATATAGCCTACTCGACCCATGACATTGAGGACGGAATCCGTTCGGGGAAAATTCAGATGAATCAGTCTTTCATGGAGGATGACCGGCTGATAGAGCATCTGGTGCAGGAGATCGTGAATGATCAGGGAAATAGTGAGGTCGGCTGGGATCAGGTAGATATTAAAGAGATGGTTACCCGGGTGCTTCATTCCTACCTGGAGCAGTGGGAAGAGGTATATAGGGAATGCGGAAGGGATTCTTCACGGGCCCGCAGAGAGATGAAAGGCCGCTGGGTCAGTGCATATGCAGGGCGAATAGGGATTATTGAGGACCCGGTGAAAAGCTGGAAGAAGATTACCTTTGTAAAAGAAGGCCGGCAGGATCTGGAGCTTTTGCGGACATTGGAAATTTTGAAAAAACTCGCCTGGGTTACCCTGATCAAAGACTTTCGGGTCCAACGCCTTCAGAAACGCAGTGAAATTATGCTGCACCGGCTTTGGGACAGCTTCAAAATACCGGAACAAGGCAGTCTCATTATTCCGCCTGATTGGATGGAGAACTACGAGCTGCATAATGGGCATTGGCCATGGCCCCGTTTTGTTGCGGACTATATCTCCGGCATGACGGACGCCTATGCAGAAAAAGTATATACGGAGCTCTATGCCAGCAAATCCGGATCTATTTATGAAATGGACTAA
- the rbsK gene encoding ribokinase, which produces MNTICVLGSLNIDNSFLLSKLPKLGETVQGIGKLTNAGGKGCNQAVSASRLGASVSFIGKVGKDKHGEQLLDILKEEGIDTSYVGLDKEAPTGEACILIQQDGNNAIIVTSGANMELNSKDVQAARSTIEKADFLISQLEVPVPAIIEAFTYAKQHNVKTVLNPAPAGEIPDELLRLTDVLIPNETEMQVITGKDSLSREDMGIAAKALLEKGVHYVLVTLGEQGSLLCHSGGEVFVLSFKVNAVDTTAAGDSFIGAFTSKLDISRWEDVQHIREAVRFASYFSSLVVQRKGAFSSIPFADEVNYPVS; this is translated from the coding sequence ATGAATACTATATGTGTATTGGGAAGTCTAAATATAGATAACAGCTTCCTGCTTTCAAAATTGCCCAAGCTTGGCGAAACGGTACAAGGGATCGGCAAATTGACCAATGCCGGGGGCAAGGGGTGCAATCAGGCTGTTTCCGCATCAAGGCTTGGAGCAAGCGTTTCCTTTATTGGGAAAGTAGGAAAAGATAAGCACGGGGAACAATTGCTGGATATTCTTAAAGAGGAAGGAATAGACACCTCTTACGTAGGGCTGGATAAGGAGGCCCCAACAGGGGAAGCGTGCATCTTGATCCAGCAGGATGGAAACAATGCGATTATTGTAACGTCCGGAGCCAATATGGAACTTAATAGCAAAGACGTTCAAGCTGCCCGTTCCACCATAGAAAAAGCGGATTTCCTCATATCCCAGCTTGAGGTTCCGGTACCGGCTATCATAGAAGCTTTTACTTATGCGAAACAGCATAATGTGAAAACCGTACTGAATCCGGCCCCGGCGGGTGAGATTCCGGATGAACTGCTTAGGCTCACGGATGTCCTTATCCCTAATGAAACAGAAATGCAGGTAATCACCGGCAAGGATTCATTGAGCCGGGAAGATATGGGAATCGCGGCTAAAGCATTGCTTGAAAAAGGAGTCCATTACGTTCTGGTGACCTTAGGTGAACAGGGTTCCCTGCTCTGTCATTCGGGAGGAGAAGTTTTTGTCCTATCCTTTAAGGTAAACGCAGTGGATACAACTGCTGCAGGGGATTCTTTCATCGGGGCTTTCACCAGCAAGCTGGATATTTCCCGATGGGAGGATGTGCAGCATATCCGGGAAGCTGTGCGGTTTGCGAGTTATTTTTCCTCTCTGGTTGTTCAAAGAAAAGGGGCGTTCTCTTCCATTCCGTTTGCGGATGAAGTGAATTATCCCGTATCCTGA
- a CDS encoding DEAD/DEAH box helicase yields the protein MQAFAALGIDPPLTETLQKNGIITPTPIQKQAIPRILKGTDVIGKAQTGTGKTLAFILPLLQKIRADAPHIQGLIITPTRELALQITAELKKLTAAMEQVRVLAVYGGQDVEGQMNKLRRNVQIVVGTPGRLLDHIRRETIDLSRATALVLDEADQMLHIGFLGEVEEILAELSANRQTLLFSATMPKQVRSLAKRFMHQPETVEIQARQITVKEIRQLVVETTDRAKQRVLCTLLDEYRPFLAMVFCRTKRRAGTLNQALQAKGYISDELHGDLSQAKREQVMKKFREARLHILVATDVAARGLDVEGVTHVFNYDIPHDAESYIHRIGRTGRAGGTGLAVTLAAPKDRKYLEQIEKGIHLTLERKIMPGPAFTQDKIPVKREEGLHRTRSGKVGSRPAKNRSNHAGQGRSRSKAPNGRTENRKRFAGKPSAKRGKR from the coding sequence ATGCAAGCATTTGCTGCGTTAGGCATCGACCCGCCGCTTACAGAAACGCTACAAAAAAACGGGATCATAACACCAACTCCCATTCAGAAACAAGCCATTCCCCGTATACTGAAAGGAACTGACGTGATCGGCAAAGCCCAGACAGGAACGGGCAAGACGCTTGCTTTTATTCTTCCCCTTCTTCAAAAGATTAGGGCGGATGCACCTCACATTCAGGGACTTATCATAACCCCTACCAGAGAGCTGGCGCTGCAAATCACCGCTGAATTGAAGAAACTTACAGCTGCTATGGAACAGGTACGGGTGCTTGCCGTATATGGTGGACAAGATGTAGAGGGACAGATGAATAAACTGAGGAGAAATGTACAGATTGTTGTCGGTACACCCGGAAGGCTGTTGGACCATATCCGGCGGGAAACTATCGATTTGTCCCGGGCAACCGCCTTGGTACTTGATGAGGCAGACCAGATGCTGCATATTGGTTTCCTGGGGGAAGTGGAAGAGATACTGGCCGAACTTTCGGCAAATCGGCAGACCCTGCTTTTTTCAGCTACGATGCCGAAACAGGTGAGATCACTCGCGAAACGGTTCATGCATCAGCCGGAGACGGTTGAAATCCAAGCCAGGCAAATTACGGTGAAGGAAATCCGCCAGCTTGTGGTGGAGACGACCGACCGTGCCAAACAGCGGGTACTCTGTACATTGCTGGACGAGTATAGACCATTTTTGGCCATGGTATTTTGCCGGACGAAACGGAGAGCCGGCACCTTGAATCAAGCCCTTCAGGCGAAGGGGTATATATCCGATGAACTTCATGGAGATTTGTCCCAGGCTAAGCGGGAACAGGTGATGAAAAAATTCCGCGAGGCCAGGCTGCACATTCTTGTAGCTACGGATGTAGCGGCACGGGGGCTGGATGTGGAGGGTGTCACGCATGTATTTAACTATGATATCCCTCATGATGCGGAGAGTTATATTCACCGCATAGGCCGAACCGGCCGCGCGGGCGGGACAGGGTTGGCTGTTACGCTTGCAGCTCCCAAGGACCGGAAGTACCTGGAACAAATCGAGAAGGGCATTCATCTTACGCTGGAACGAAAGATCATGCCGGGACCGGCCTTTACCCAAGATAAGATACCGGTGAAAAGAGAAGAAGGGCTCCATAGGACGAGGTCCGGAAAAGTTGGCTCCCGGCCCGCAAAAAATCGTTCCAATCATGCCGGCCAAGGAAGGTCCCGGTCTAAGGCTCCAAATGGGAGGACCGAAAACAGGAAGCGGTTTGCGGGAAAACCATCGGCTAAACGGGGCAAAAGATAG